The genomic window GAAGCCGACGAGATCGACGGCAAAGACGCGGACCGCACGCACTTCCTCGCGCGCGACGCCGCGGGCCGCGCGATCGGCTGCGCGTGCCTGCGCCCCTACGGCGCACAGCAAAAAGTCGAGCGCGTGGCGGTGCTGCGCGAGCTGCGCGGCAGCGGTCTCGGCGCCGAGCTGATGCGCGCCGTAGAGGCGCACGCGCGCGAGATCGGCGCGCGCAATCTCGTGCTGCACGCGCAGGCCGCGGTGGTCGCGTTCTACGAGAAGCTCGGCTGGGCGAGCATCGGCCCGCGCTTCGACGAAGCCGGGATCGAGCATCAGAAGATGGGGAAGCGGCTCGCCTAGGCGCGCGGCGCCCTTACTCGAAGTTCACCGCCGCGAACGGACTCAGGGGTGTCGCCTTCACCTCGGCCACGAGCGGACCGAGCTTCGCGAGCATGTGCTTGT from Deltaproteobacteria bacterium includes these protein-coding regions:
- a CDS encoding GNAT family N-acetyltransferase, which codes for MHGGTISCHHGRAPAEAVAIRRRVFIEEQGVSEADEIDGKDADRTHFLARDAAGRAIGCACLRPYGAQQKVERVAVLRELRGSGLGAELMRAVEAHAREIGARNLVLHAQAAVVAFYEKLGWASIGPRFDEAGIEHQKMGKRLA